A DNA window from Alkalibacter saccharofermentans DSM 14828 contains the following coding sequences:
- a CDS encoding DHA2 family efflux MFS transporter permease subunit: MDKSEKYAPLMSVVFLGAFLAALGSTTISIAIPVLTQEFDASLDLVKWTMSGFMLAMGTVAPLTGYLGEKLSYRRLYILTLICLLVVSVLIVFSWDIYSLIIFRVLQGIFSGILAPASVALIYQMLEPKRQANALSTWTLAAMLAPAIGPTLGGWLISYFSWQSIFVINIPTGAIALVLAFKHLPHEQVSRDKSFDLAGFITSIAGTLPLLIAFSSISQWGIISAKFMSFILIGILFLAVFFYRESKIEAPMLDVNLFKNKVFTISIIISCVISISIYAGAILIPVFLQTVQELSPVDAGMILFPSSLIMALSMPFVGKAYDRVDPYKLIVAGALVIALGTWQMGRLSLETSKMYVTFWMTVRNLGISLSAMPAMNLGMQVVPAMLSGHASAINNWTRQAVGAFALGIFGSMLTSRTLANMESVIVEGGEAVVAYSQATVLSINEINIIATLLMVLGLPLAFMMKKGLSSNKETRSEEGKEARNII, translated from the coding sequence ATGGATAAAAGTGAAAAGTATGCTCCTTTGATGTCGGTGGTATTTTTAGGAGCTTTTTTGGCTGCCTTGGGATCTACCACAATTAGCATCGCAATACCTGTATTGACACAGGAGTTTGATGCAAGTCTTGACTTGGTCAAATGGACCATGTCCGGGTTCATGCTTGCCATGGGTACTGTAGCGCCCCTAACAGGATACTTAGGGGAAAAGCTCAGCTACAGAAGGCTGTATATATTGACACTCATATGCTTGCTTGTCGTTTCTGTGCTTATAGTATTCTCTTGGGATATATACTCTTTGATAATATTTAGGGTCCTTCAAGGTATATTCAGCGGCATACTGGCCCCGGCTTCAGTTGCATTGATATATCAAATGCTTGAACCAAAACGTCAGGCAAATGCACTTAGTACTTGGACACTTGCTGCTATGCTTGCTCCGGCTATTGGCCCAACCTTAGGCGGTTGGCTGATTTCTTACTTTAGCTGGCAGTCTATATTTGTAATAAATATACCCACAGGAGCCATTGCGCTGGTTCTGGCATTTAAGCATCTTCCTCATGAGCAGGTTTCCAGGGACAAATCATTTGATTTGGCCGGGTTTATAACAAGCATTGCAGGGACGCTTCCTTTACTTATTGCATTTAGCTCGATTTCTCAGTGGGGAATCATCTCCGCCAAATTTATGAGTTTTATTCTCATAGGAATTCTGTTTCTGGCAGTGTTTTTTTACAGGGAATCCAAGATTGAGGCTCCGATGCTTGACGTGAATCTGTTTAAAAATAAAGTATTTACTATAAGCATAATAATAAGCTGCGTAATTAGTATATCAATATATGCGGGTGCTATACTGATTCCTGTGTTTTTGCAGACTGTACAGGAATTGTCCCCCGTTGATGCCGGTATGATACTCTTTCCATCTTCTCTGATCATGGCTTTATCTATGCCGTTTGTGGGAAAGGCCTACGATAGGGTGGATCCTTACAAGCTAATAGTGGCTGGAGCTCTTGTAATAGCGTTGGGAACCTGGCAGATGGGAAGACTAAGCCTTGAGACTAGCAAGATGTACGTAACGTTTTGGATGACGGTTAGAAACCTAGGAATATCCCTGTCGGCCATGCCTGCCATGAACTTGGGGATGCAGGTAGTGCCCGCTATGTTGTCGGGACATGCATCGGCTATAAACAACTGGACGAGACAGGCGGTAGGGGCTTTTGCCTTAGGTATATTTGGGTCTATGCTAACATCAAGGACTTTGGCAAACATGGAATCTGTTATTGTAGAAGGAGGGGAAGCTGTTGTTGCATACTCTCAAGCTACGGTTTTGAGCATAAACGAGATAAACATAATAGCGACTTTACTGATGGTTCTTGGACTGCCTTTAGCATTTATGATGAAAAAAGGACTGTCGAGCAATAAAGAGACGAGATCGGAAGAAGGCAAGGAAGCAAGAAACATTATATAA